TATGGGGCTAAGCTCTTTTGCGACAAGTACGGAATATGGTTGGATACTGCCGCACAATATGTTACCTGTGCAATTTACCTTTTCCCGTCTGGTCACGAATTTAGAATGAAACCGCTTTTGCAAAATTGCGCCATAGATTTTTGGCTTAACGATACCTGGGGCAGGGAGCTATTCGCAGGATTGAATCCGGACGAAAAGGCTATAGCTCAACGGGTGATCAAAAAAATCTCAAAAGATACCGGCATTATGAATTCACATGTTAATGCTCATCCTATTGAATTGGCTACACGGGAAATGATGCTGGAATTCAAAAGGACCAGTCCCGCAGCCTGGTATCAGAAATTCTCCAGGTTGTACAACTACCATGTTAAAATCACTCATAAAGATCTCAACGCAGACCAGCTAGGCAAAATTTTAACGGTGGACGAATATATCAAACGGCGCTGCCATATCAGCGGTATGCCACATACCCTAACTTTTCTGGAATATGCGGAAGGCCAGTTTTTAAACACCATTTGGATGGAAAAAGTCGGCTTGAAAGAACAATTTGATCGGCTGAATTTTGTCGTGTCTGCAATTGGAGCCTTGATGAATGACCTTTTTTCTTTTGAAAAAGAGGTGATCGATCACCAATCGGACTGTAATCTGGTTGCAATCATCGCGTTAAATAATCCTTCATTTACCATAGAACAGACTTTACAGTTGGGCGCCAAAATTGTATGTGACTTACTGTCGGAATATCTGGAGCTTTCTCAGGAAATTCAGATGCGGGGTTATCTGTGCCTGCCGGATGCCAGAACAAAAGTTGACGCGCTGGAAAACTACCTCATTGGACTCAACCGGGTAGTCATGGCCAGCTGGATATGGCAGATTTCAACCACCCGTTATAAAAGAGAGTTATCCATCTGGGAGGAAACAACTATTCATCAAACCGCTATCGTCTGATCAATGATCATTTTCTGGATTGACAATATTGCTGAATAAAATTCATTGAAGTCAATCGGTTTATTGATGTAAGCGTCAGCATTATATTGGAATGAACTCCCATGATTTGAACTTA
This window of the Chitinophaga sancti genome carries:
- a CDS encoding terpene synthase family protein, whose translation is MKKAIKLLRDSFLVEFKGHYDAYLNTQTQKLSLLRAFSFGDFNLKDYCTNFYPHPKKNELLYGAKLFCDKYGIWLDTAAQYVTCAIYLFPSGHEFRMKPLLQNCAIDFWLNDTWGRELFAGLNPDEKAIAQRVIKKISKDTGIMNSHVNAHPIELATREMMLEFKRTSPAAWYQKFSRLYNYHVKITHKDLNADQLGKILTVDEYIKRRCHISGMPHTLTFLEYAEGQFLNTIWMEKVGLKEQFDRLNFVVSAIGALMNDLFSFEKEVIDHQSDCNLVAIIALNNPSFTIEQTLQLGAKIVCDLLSEYLELSQEIQMRGYLCLPDARTKVDALENYLIGLNRVVMASWIWQISTTRYKRELSIWEETTIHQTAIV